A region of Sulfuricella denitrificans skB26 DNA encodes the following proteins:
- a CDS encoding cation:proton antiporter — MFDVAVSCLVLTALLSYLNHRFIGLPTTIGVMGIALLLSFALFGLDKLGFGALREYEVSLLSSVDFSELLMQGMLSLLLFAGALHVDLSELKSYRWQVGILAIFGTLTSTLLVGFGLWVILPYTGIALPLTYCLIFGALISPTDPIAVMGILKSVGAPKSLEIVISGESLFNDGVGVVLFSLLLAMLASGEAPTAAHGAMLLLEEGGGGIAFGLVLGYVTYRMLKSIDSYQEEVLITLAAVLGGYALADRLHVSGPLAMVVAGLIIGNHGRAQAMSHKTREHLDMFWELLDSILNAVLFVLIGLEVILIEFSTSLALAALAVIAITLTARLLSVGTPIILLGRVFRLPRGALQVLTWGGLRGGISVALALSLPSGPQRDVVLALTYAVVVFSILVQGLSIGKVVRSVGDTD; from the coding sequence ATGTTCGACGTCGCCGTTTCATGCCTTGTATTGACCGCACTGCTGTCCTATCTGAACCACCGGTTTATCGGCCTGCCAACCACGATCGGCGTCATGGGTATTGCCTTGCTGCTTTCGTTTGCGCTGTTCGGGTTGGACAAGCTCGGCTTTGGTGCCTTACGCGAATATGAAGTGTCGTTGCTTTCATCGGTCGATTTTTCGGAATTGCTGATGCAGGGGATGCTGTCGCTCCTGCTGTTTGCCGGCGCGCTGCATGTCGATTTAAGCGAGTTGAAGTCGTACAGATGGCAGGTCGGCATACTGGCGATTTTCGGCACACTGACTTCGACGCTGCTGGTCGGGTTCGGTCTGTGGGTGATCCTGCCGTACACCGGTATCGCACTGCCGCTAACGTACTGCCTGATTTTTGGTGCATTGATTTCGCCCACCGATCCGATTGCTGTCATGGGCATACTGAAATCGGTCGGCGCGCCCAAGAGCCTGGAAATCGTCATCTCTGGCGAGTCGCTGTTTAATGACGGAGTCGGTGTGGTGCTGTTTTCGCTACTGCTGGCGATGCTGGCCAGCGGCGAAGCCCCGACTGCGGCGCATGGCGCCATGCTGCTGCTGGAAGAAGGCGGCGGCGGCATCGCGTTCGGCTTGGTACTCGGATATGTGACCTACCGCATGCTGAAGAGCATCGACAGCTACCAGGAAGAGGTATTGATCACGCTGGCCGCCGTGCTTGGCGGATATGCTCTGGCGGATCGACTGCATGTATCTGGCCCGCTGGCGATGGTGGTGGCCGGTCTGATCATCGGCAATCACGGTCGTGCGCAGGCGATGTCGCATAAGACACGCGAGCATCTGGACATGTTCTGGGAACTGCTGGATTCGATACTCAACGCGGTGTTGTTCGTGCTGATCGGCCTCGAAGTAATCCTGATCGAATTCTCGACAAGCCTGGCGCTGGCGGCGCTGGCCGTTATTGCCATCACCCTGACGGCGCGGTTGTTGTCGGTCGGCACGCCCATCATTCTGTTGGGCCGGGTGTTCAGGTTGCCGCGGGGCGCGTTGCAAGTACTCACCTGGGGCGGATTGCGCGGCGGCATTTCGGTCGCACTGGCGCTTTCCTTGCCCAGTGGGCCGCAGCGCGATGTGGTGCTGGCACTGACATACGCGGTCG
- a CDS encoding phosphoketolase family protein: MAIKMKKTKLKSNPLPPDLLRKMNAYWRAANYLSVGQIYLYDNPLLKKPLALEHVKPRLLGHWGTTPGLNFVYVHLNRIIKQYDLSVIDVTGPGHGGPGLVANTYLEGTYSEVYPNISQDEQGMKKLFTQFSFPGGIPSHVAPETPGSINEGGELGYALSHAYGAAFDNPDLMVACVVGDGEAETGPMATSWHSNKFLNPVHDGAVLPILHLNGYKIAGPTVLARISHDELEALFRGYGYTPYFVEGDDPDEMHQLMAATLDAVVTEIKRIQRDARAKGFSERPRWPMIILRSPKGWTGPETVDGKPVEGTFRAHQVPVTDFATEPKHLKILEQWMKSYRPEELFDDNGRLKSELAELAPKGERRMGANPHANGGMLLRELRMPDFRDYAVEVPEPGGVKAEATRIQGQFIRDVLKLNADARNFRIFSPDETASNRWGAVFEVTNRCSTADILPGDEHVAPDGRVMEMLSEHQCEGWLEGYLLTGRHGFFSCYEAFIHIVDSMFNQHAKWLKVSRKIPWRRPIASLNYLLSSHVWRQDHNGLSHQDPGFIDHVVNKKADIIRVYLPPDANTLLSVTDHCLRSRNYVNVIVAGKQPEAQWLDMAAAIKHCTAGIGIWEWASNDKGGDPDVVMACCGEVPTLETLAAVKILRQHFPELKIRVINVVDLMTLQPRSEHPHGLTDKDFDILFTKDKPIIFAFHGYPWLIHRLAYRRTNHPQLHVRGYKENGTTTTPFDMVVLNDLDRFHLVGDVIDRVASLGSRAAYAKQFLRDKLLDHKAYIEKHGEDMPEIRDWKWEG; encoded by the coding sequence ATGGCCATAAAGATGAAAAAAACCAAGCTCAAGAGCAATCCTTTGCCACCTGATCTTCTGCGCAAGATGAATGCCTACTGGCGGGCCGCCAACTATCTGTCGGTTGGCCAGATCTATCTGTACGACAATCCGCTGCTCAAAAAGCCGTTGGCCCTGGAACATGTAAAGCCGAGGCTGCTGGGACACTGGGGCACCACGCCGGGCCTGAATTTTGTTTATGTCCACCTCAACCGGATCATCAAGCAATACGACCTGAGCGTGATCGATGTCACCGGCCCCGGACACGGCGGGCCGGGCCTGGTGGCCAACACTTATCTGGAGGGGACTTACAGCGAGGTGTATCCGAACATTTCCCAGGACGAACAGGGCATGAAGAAGCTGTTCACCCAGTTTTCTTTTCCTGGCGGCATCCCCAGTCACGTCGCGCCGGAAACTCCGGGCTCGATTAACGAAGGCGGCGAACTCGGCTATGCCCTGTCACACGCCTATGGCGCCGCGTTCGACAATCCCGACTTGATGGTGGCCTGCGTGGTGGGCGATGGCGAGGCGGAAACCGGCCCGATGGCCACCAGTTGGCACTCGAACAAATTCCTCAACCCGGTTCACGACGGTGCCGTGCTGCCGATTCTGCATTTGAATGGCTACAAGATCGCCGGCCCCACCGTGCTGGCGCGTATTTCTCACGACGAACTGGAAGCGCTTTTTCGCGGCTACGGTTACACGCCGTATTTCGTCGAGGGCGACGACCCCGATGAGATGCACCAGCTGATGGCCGCCACTCTGGATGCGGTGGTCACCGAGATCAAGCGCATCCAGCGCGACGCGCGCGCCAAAGGGTTCAGCGAGCGCCCGCGCTGGCCGATGATCATCCTGCGCTCGCCGAAGGGCTGGACAGGGCCTGAGACAGTCGACGGCAAACCGGTCGAAGGGACCTTTCGCGCACACCAGGTGCCGGTTACAGATTTTGCCACCGAGCCGAAACACCTGAAGATACTCGAACAGTGGATGAAGAGTTACCGGCCCGAAGAGTTATTCGACGACAACGGCAGGCTGAAATCGGAACTGGCCGAGCTGGCGCCGAAAGGCGAGCGGCGCATGGGGGCGAACCCGCATGCCAATGGTGGAATGCTGCTGCGCGAATTGCGCATGCCGGACTTCCGCGACTATGCGGTCGAGGTGCCTGAGCCCGGCGGCGTAAAGGCCGAGGCAACGCGCATCCAGGGTCAGTTCATTCGCGACGTGCTCAAACTCAACGCCGATGCACGCAACTTCCGCATTTTCAGCCCGGACGAAACCGCGTCGAACCGCTGGGGGGCCGTGTTCGAAGTGACGAACCGCTGCTCGACGGCGGATATCCTTCCTGGCGACGAACACGTCGCACCGGATGGCCGGGTGATGGAGATGTTGAGCGAGCACCAGTGCGAGGGTTGGCTGGAAGGCTACCTGCTGACTGGCCGGCACGGTTTTTTCTCCTGCTACGAGGCGTTTATTCACATCGTGGATTCGATGTTCAATCAGCACGCCAAGTGGCTCAAGGTGTCGAGAAAAATTCCATGGCGGCGCCCTATTGCCTCGTTGAACTACCTGCTTTCATCGCACGTCTGGCGGCAGGACCACAACGGACTCAGTCATCAGGATCCCGGTTTCATCGACCACGTGGTGAACAAGAAGGCGGACATCATCCGCGTCTATCTGCCGCCCGATGCCAACACCCTGCTGTCGGTGACAGACCATTGCTTGCGCAGCCGCAATTACGTCAATGTGATTGTTGCTGGCAAACAGCCGGAAGCGCAATGGCTGGACATGGCAGCGGCCATCAAGCACTGTACGGCCGGGATCGGCATCTGGGAATGGGCCAGCAATGACAAGGGCGGCGATCCCGACGTAGTGATGGCCTGCTGCGGGGAAGTGCCGACGCTGGAGACGCTGGCTGCGGTCAAGATTTTACGGCAGCACTTTCCGGAACTGAAGATCCGTGTCATTAACGTGGTGGACCTGATGACGCTGCAGCCGCGAAGCGAGCACCCTCATGGTCTGACAGACAAGGATTTCGACATCCTGTTCACCAAGGACAAGCCCATCATATTTGCCTTCCACGGCTACCCCTGGCTGATACACCGACTGGCCTACCGCCGCACCAACCACCCGCAATTGCACGTGCGCGGGTACAAGGAAAACGGCACGACCACCACCCCCTTTGATATGGTCGTATTGAACGATCTCGACCGCTTCCACCTGGTCGGCGACGTCATAGACCGTGTGGCTAGCCTGGGTTCACGCGCCGCCTACGCCAAACAGTTCCTGCGTGACAAGCTGCTCGATCACAAGGCCTACATCGAAAAACACGGGGAAGACATGCCGGAGATCCGCGATTGGAAATGGGAAGGGTGA
- a CDS encoding acetate/propionate family kinase: protein MRLAKENVLTINGGSSSIKFALYQTSEPLPRGLTGKIDRIGLPGTNLTFSDTSRGQQGNLAIEVADHGSAANFLIDWLEQQVGFTHVMAVGHRVVHGMKHIQPERVSQALLDELHRISPYDPEHLPREIELIEAFRRRYPQLPQVACFDTAFHHTLPRVARLLPIPRRFDAMGIQRYGFHGLSYAYLMQQLAHVAGTQAAQGRVILAHLGNGASLAAVRDGQSIDTSMGFTPTGGLIMGTRTGDLDPGVAWYLMQSENLTPQQFKRLINHESGLLGISETSSDMRDLIALEATDERATEAVALFCYQVKKWIGSYAAALSGLDTLVFAGGIGESASIVRTRICAGLKFLGVEIDEELNVANAAVISSETSRVTVRVMHTDEEVMIAKSVCHVLGLPIKKEGTWP, encoded by the coding sequence GTGAGGCTGGCTAAGGAAAACGTGCTAACGATCAACGGCGGTTCGTCTAGCATCAAGTTCGCGCTATATCAGACCAGCGAGCCGCTACCACGAGGGTTGACAGGAAAAATCGACCGCATCGGTTTACCCGGGACGAATCTGACTTTCAGCGATACGTCCCGAGGACAGCAAGGCAATCTGGCCATAGAAGTTGCCGATCATGGTTCGGCGGCGAACTTTTTAATCGACTGGCTCGAACAGCAGGTTGGTTTTACGCACGTCATGGCAGTTGGGCACCGCGTGGTCCATGGCATGAAACACATCCAGCCCGAGCGTGTTTCTCAGGCATTGCTGGATGAATTGCACCGGATCAGTCCGTATGACCCGGAGCATCTTCCGCGCGAGATCGAACTGATCGAGGCATTTCGCCGGCGTTACCCACAGCTGCCTCAGGTTGCCTGCTTTGATACGGCGTTTCACCACACCTTGCCGCGCGTGGCCCGGCTTTTGCCTATCCCGCGTCGTTTCGATGCAATGGGGATCCAGCGCTACGGATTCCATGGATTGTCCTATGCTTATCTTATGCAACAGCTCGCGCATGTTGCCGGCACGCAAGCAGCCCAAGGCCGTGTGATCCTGGCGCACCTGGGTAACGGGGCGAGCCTGGCGGCCGTTCGCGACGGTCAGAGCATCGATACCAGCATGGGGTTTACTCCGACTGGCGGTTTGATTATGGGTACCCGGACAGGCGACCTGGATCCCGGCGTGGCATGGTACTTGATGCAGAGCGAGAACCTGACCCCCCAGCAGTTCAAAAGGCTCATCAATCATGAATCCGGACTGCTCGGCATCTCCGAGACCAGTTCCGACATGCGCGATCTGATTGCATTAGAGGCAACCGACGAGCGCGCTACAGAGGCGGTAGCCCTGTTTTGTTACCAGGTAAAAAAGTGGATCGGTTCATACGCTGCGGCGCTGAGCGGGCTGGATACGCTGGTGTTCGCAGGCGGCATCGGGGAAAGCGCGTCCATTGTACGCACCCGGATCTGCGCCGGGCTGAAATTTCTGGGTGTCGAAATCGATGAAGAGCTCAACGTGGCGAATGCGGCCGTGATCTCCTCTGAAACCAGCAGGGTTACGGTTCGAGTCATGCACACGGATGAGGAAGTGATGATCGCGAAATCGGTCTGCCACGTTTTGGGTCTGCCGATTAAAAAGGAAGGAACATGGCCATAA
- the glgP gene encoding alpha-glucan family phosphorylase: protein MSEQTRGSHPIDGLLPADVEGFDSLVELALDMRWSWSHVTDEVWRQLDPVLWELTHHPCDVLQTVSREKIQNVLADPAFRNKIDAMVQSKKQAAEAQAWFQQHYPDAPLTCVAYFSMEFMLSEALPIYSGGLGNVAGDQLKAASDLGIPVVGVGLLYQQGYFRQVIDQDGAQQALYPYNDPGQLPITPLRKPDGEWLRLEVALPGYSVWLRAWQVQVGRVKLYLLDSNDAANYPAHRGITSELYGGGPELRLQQEMVLGIGGWRLLRALDLDPEVCHLNEGHAAFAVLERARNFMEETGQSFEVALAVTRAGNLFTTHTAVDAGFDRFAPALIEQYLSGYARKLGITLHDLMALGRQNPDDPSESFNMAYLAIRGSGAVNGVSRLHGQVSRHLFAPLFPHWPAEEVPIGHVTNGVHMPTWDSEEADNLWTEACGKDRWLGTLETLEQDMRRVSDTRLWQFRIAASQSFVTYVRERLSRQLASSGASAEAVAEAGHLFDPNVLTLGFARRFAAYKRPNLLLHDPERLLRLLANPQRPVQLIMAGKAHPSDLAGQALIRQWTQFIRRPEVRRHVIFLSDYNMLLSESLVQGVDVWINTPRRPWEACGTSGMKVLVNGGLNLSELDGWWAEAYSPEVGWALGDGQEHDHDPAWDAIEAEALYDLLENEVIPEFYARDEQGIPSAWVNRMRESMARLTPRFCANHSVCEYTDQHYIPAASAYLARAADKGAIGVDMVNWQHALDQKWTALRFGEVKLETDGEQHVFEIQMYLDDLDPDAVRVELYANGANGAAPERVEMKRVRQLVGAINGYAYRAGVSASRPASDYTARLIPYRDDVAVPLEDAHILWQR from the coding sequence ATGAGCGAACAAACACGGGGCAGTCACCCGATAGACGGCCTTCTCCCTGCGGACGTCGAGGGATTCGATTCCCTGGTCGAACTGGCCCTGGATATGCGCTGGTCGTGGAGCCATGTCACCGACGAGGTGTGGCGGCAGCTGGACCCGGTGCTGTGGGAGCTGACGCATCACCCGTGCGATGTCCTGCAGACGGTCTCACGGGAGAAGATCCAGAACGTACTCGCCGATCCGGCCTTCCGCAACAAGATCGATGCCATGGTGCAGTCCAAGAAGCAGGCGGCGGAGGCACAAGCGTGGTTTCAGCAACATTATCCCGATGCGCCCCTGACCTGCGTAGCCTATTTCAGCATGGAATTCATGTTGAGCGAAGCCCTCCCGATCTATTCGGGAGGGCTGGGCAATGTGGCCGGCGACCAGCTCAAGGCCGCCAGCGATCTGGGCATTCCGGTGGTCGGCGTGGGGCTGCTCTACCAGCAGGGCTATTTCCGCCAGGTCATCGATCAGGACGGTGCGCAACAGGCCCTTTATCCGTACAACGATCCAGGGCAATTGCCGATCACCCCACTGCGCAAGCCGGATGGAGAGTGGTTGCGTTTAGAGGTTGCGTTACCCGGTTACTCGGTATGGCTGCGCGCCTGGCAGGTGCAGGTCGGTCGCGTCAAGCTGTACCTGCTGGACAGCAATGACGCCGCAAATTACCCGGCACATCGCGGGATCACCAGCGAGTTGTACGGGGGCGGACCGGAGCTGCGGCTGCAACAAGAGATGGTACTCGGCATCGGCGGATGGCGATTGCTCCGTGCGCTCGATCTTGATCCGGAAGTCTGTCACCTCAACGAAGGTCATGCGGCCTTTGCCGTACTGGAACGCGCCCGGAATTTCATGGAGGAAACCGGTCAGTCTTTTGAGGTTGCGCTGGCCGTAACCAGAGCGGGCAACCTGTTCACCACGCACACGGCAGTAGACGCCGGATTTGATCGTTTTGCCCCGGCCCTGATCGAACAATACCTCAGTGGTTATGCCAGAAAATTGGGTATCACGCTCCACGACCTGATGGCACTTGGCCGACAGAACCCGGATGACCCGTCGGAGAGCTTCAACATGGCCTATCTGGCAATCCGCGGGAGTGGCGCGGTGAATGGCGTAAGCCGCTTACATGGGCAGGTGAGCCGCCACCTGTTCGCCCCTCTTTTTCCGCACTGGCCGGCGGAGGAGGTGCCCATCGGCCACGTCACCAACGGCGTCCATATGCCGACCTGGGATTCGGAAGAAGCAGATAATCTTTGGACGGAGGCCTGTGGCAAGGACCGCTGGCTGGGGACGTTGGAAACCCTGGAGCAGGACATGCGCCGCGTTTCCGACACCCGACTCTGGCAATTTCGCATCGCCGCCAGCCAGTCTTTTGTGACCTACGTGCGCGAGCGCTTGTCCAGACAGTTGGCCTCCTCCGGCGCGTCGGCCGAAGCAGTGGCGGAGGCGGGCCATCTTTTCGATCCCAATGTGTTGACCCTGGGCTTTGCGCGGCGCTTCGCCGCCTACAAACGCCCTAATCTGCTGCTGCACGATCCGGAGCGGTTGCTGCGCCTGCTGGCTAATCCGCAACGCCCGGTACAGCTCATCATGGCGGGCAAGGCTCATCCCTCCGACTTGGCCGGGCAGGCTTTGATTCGGCAGTGGACACAATTTATCCGGCGGCCCGAGGTTCGCCGCCATGTAATCTTCCTCAGCGACTACAACATGCTCTTGAGCGAGTCCCTTGTGCAGGGGGTCGATGTCTGGATCAACACGCCCCGGCGGCCTTGGGAGGCGTGTGGTACCAGCGGCATGAAGGTACTGGTCAATGGCGGCCTCAATCTTTCGGAACTGGACGGCTGGTGGGCCGAGGCCTACTCACCGGAGGTGGGATGGGCGCTGGGGGATGGTCAGGAACATGATCATGATCCCGCCTGGGACGCTATTGAAGCCGAAGCCCTCTATGACCTGCTCGAGAACGAGGTGATCCCTGAATTCTATGCTCGTGACGAACAAGGCATTCCCAGCGCCTGGGTGAACCGGATGCGAGAAAGCATGGCGCGATTGACGCCGCGTTTCTGTGCCAACCACTCGGTGTGCGAATACACCGATCAGCATTATATTCCTGCGGCCTCAGCCTACCTTGCACGGGCTGCCGATAAGGGCGCCATTGGCGTGGATATGGTCAATTGGCAGCACGCGCTGGACCAAAAATGGACCGCACTGCGCTTCGGTGAAGTGAAGCTTGAAACCGATGGCGAGCAGCATGTATTCGAGATTCAAATGTATCTCGATGACCTGGACCCGGATGCTGTTCGGGTCGAGCTTTATGCCAATGGCGCTAATGGTGCTGCGCCGGAGCGAGTGGAGATGAAGCGCGTGCGGCAACTGGTGGGCGCAATAAACGGCTACGCCTATCGCGCAGGGGTTTCTGCCTCCCGGCCGGCTTCGGACTATACGGCGCGACTCATCCCGTACCGCGATGATGTGGCGGTTCCCCTGGAAGATGCGCATATCCTGTGGCAGCGGTGA
- a CDS encoding Lcl C-terminal domain-containing protein has product MTSLHYLNTGQRTCHADDGHEIPCKGSGQDASFAVGTLWPEPRFDLREDEVMDSLTGLIWCRNANLAEFPLAWQEALDFVAIMNREGRFGQHDWRMPNRRELRSLLSLQTKLPALPEHHPFVNVFNGWYWTATTAAISPAHAWYVALNGARMFYGGKDQSFMLWPVRGEGLGVVPRTGQCLCYDTAGKIIACTGSGQDGEFRYGAPWPEPRFEILHAGVLDRLTRLLWRRSANLTPQPVVWREALAAVVELNQKDAGSTWRLPTINELEALVDCAAHSPALPSGHPFFDIQDIYWSSTTSLFEPDWAWALYLEKGAMGVGQKQFAQFSVWAVATVDAKK; this is encoded by the coding sequence ATGACCTCACTCCACTACCTGAATACCGGCCAACGCACTTGCCATGCCGACGATGGACACGAGATTCCGTGCAAAGGTTCCGGCCAGGATGCGTCGTTTGCAGTCGGCACGCTTTGGCCGGAACCGCGATTTGACCTGCGCGAGGACGAGGTCATGGATAGTCTGACCGGCCTGATCTGGTGTCGTAATGCCAATCTCGCGGAATTTCCACTTGCCTGGCAGGAAGCACTGGATTTCGTCGCGATCATGAACCGTGAAGGGCGTTTCGGCCAGCATGATTGGCGCATGCCAAATCGCCGCGAATTGCGCAGTTTGCTCAGTCTGCAAACCAAGTTACCTGCCCTGCCTGAGCATCACCCGTTCGTTAATGTGTTCAACGGTTGGTACTGGACCGCGACGACGGCGGCCATCAGTCCGGCGCACGCCTGGTACGTGGCGCTCAATGGCGCGCGCATGTTTTACGGCGGCAAAGATCAATCCTTCATGCTCTGGCCGGTGCGCGGCGAAGGTCTGGGCGTTGTCCCGCGCACGGGCCAATGTCTGTGCTACGACACCGCCGGCAAAATTATTGCGTGCACCGGCTCCGGTCAGGACGGTGAATTTCGTTACGGCGCCCCTTGGCCTGAACCACGCTTCGAAATTCTTCACGCCGGCGTACTGGACCGTCTCACCCGCCTGCTCTGGCGCCGCAGCGCGAACCTCACGCCGCAACCGGTGGTCTGGCGCGAGGCATTGGCAGCGGTGGTCGAACTTAATCAGAAAGACGCTGGAAGTACCTGGCGGCTGCCCACGATCAACGAACTGGAAGCGCTGGTGGATTGCGCCGCCCACAGTCCGGCTTTGCCGTCAGGGCATCCTTTCTTTGACATACAGGACATCTACTGGTCGTCTACCACCAGCCTGTTCGAGCCCGATTGGGCTTGGGCTCTGTACCTGGAAAAAGGCGCGATGGGCGTCGGACAAAAGCAGTTCGCACAATTTTCAGTATGGGCCGTGGCAACGGTCGATGCGAAAAAATAG
- a CDS encoding low affinity iron permease family protein — MHSASWYSQFAKRTAHFCGRPRVFTLAVGVIVAWIVTGPLFHFSDTWQLVINTGTTIITFLMVFLIQNTQNRDTEAIQVKLDELIRATKGAHNALLDLEELEEESLDAFRTKYETLAAEARAELSRGTIDTGTPEP; from the coding sequence ATGCATAGCGCTAGTTGGTACTCACAGTTCGCGAAGAGGACAGCACACTTCTGCGGTCGTCCCAGAGTATTCACATTGGCGGTCGGGGTCATCGTCGCCTGGATCGTCACAGGGCCTCTGTTTCACTTCAGCGACACGTGGCAGTTGGTCATAAACACTGGCACTACGATCATCACCTTCTTGATGGTGTTTCTGATTCAGAACACCCAGAACCGAGACACCGAAGCAATCCAGGTGAAGCTCGATGAACTCATACGAGCAACGAAAGGCGCTCATAACGCGCTTCTCGATCTAGAAGAACTGGAGGAGGAGAGCCTCGATGCCTTCCGAACCAAATATGAGACCCTGGCAGCAGAAGCAAGAGCCGAGTTGAGCCGTGGAACTATAGACACCGGAACGCCAGAACCTTGA
- the pssA gene encoding CDP-diacylglycerol--serine O-phosphatidyltransferase yields MKQAKHLSMIRSFHLADWFTLGNAACGVGALFAIMSYLQSQGVMHLFFACALIPLALMFDVFDGRIARWRQQSSLLGRELDSLADVISFGVAPAAIAYGVGMDGLWDRVILIYFVACGVSRLARYNVTAETLAQGSDKVKYFEGTPIPSSLLLVIVIAIAAGYGAIGNQLWFGMIHIGPWQLHPLVLMFAVSGSLMISRTLHIPKF; encoded by the coding sequence GATGATCCGCAGCTTCCATCTCGCGGACTGGTTTACGTTAGGGAATGCAGCCTGTGGCGTCGGTGCGCTGTTCGCCATAATGAGCTATTTACAGAGCCAGGGCGTGATGCACCTGTTTTTTGCCTGTGCCCTGATTCCGCTGGCGTTGATGTTCGATGTTTTCGATGGCCGCATTGCGCGTTGGCGTCAGCAAAGCTCGTTGCTGGGGCGAGAGTTGGATTCCCTGGCCGATGTGATCTCCTTCGGCGTTGCGCCGGCGGCCATCGCCTATGGAGTCGGCATGGATGGCCTCTGGGATCGGGTGATTCTGATCTACTTCGTTGCGTGCGGCGTGAGCCGCCTTGCCCGTTACAACGTCACCGCCGAAACCCTGGCGCAAGGCAGCGACAAGGTAAAGTATTTCGAGGGTACGCCGATCCCCAGCTCACTGTTGCTCGTCATCGTCATCGCCATCGCTGCCGGGTACGGTGCGATTGGCAACCAGCTCTGGTTCGGGATGATACACATTGGTCCATGGCAGCTCCACCCTCTCGTGCTGATGTTCGCGGTTTCCGGCTCGTTGATGATCAGCCGGACACTGCACATTCCTAAATTCTGA